The proteins below are encoded in one region of Ricinus communis isolate WT05 ecotype wild-type chromosome 6, ASM1957865v1, whole genome shotgun sequence:
- the LOC8259504 gene encoding alpha-soluble NSF attachment protein 2 translates to MSDQIAKGEEFEKKAEKKLNGWGLFGSKYEDASDLFDKAANSFKLAKSWDRAGSTYVKLANCHLKLDSKHEAAQAYVDAAHCYKKTTANEAISCLGQAVEMFCDIGRISMAARYYKEIAELYESEANVEKAMDFYEKAADFFQGEEVTTSANQCKQKVAQFAAQLEQYQKAIEIYEEIARHSLSNNLLKYGVKGHLLNAGICHLCKGDVVSVTNALERYQDLDPTFSGTREYRLLADVAAAIDEEDVAKFTDVVKEFDSMTPLDSWKTTLLLRVKEKLKAKELEEDDLT, encoded by the exons ATGAGCGATCAGATAGCCAAAGGAGAGGAATTCGAGAAGAAAGCTGAGAAAAAACTAAACGGCTGGGGCTTATTCGGCTCCAAATATGAAGACGCCTCCGATCTCTTCGATAAAGCCGCCAATTCCTTCAAGCTCGCCAAATCTT GGGATAGAGCTGGATCAACTTATGTCAAGTTGGCAAACTGTCATTTGAAG TTGGATAGTAAACATGAAGCTGCCCAAGCTTACGTTGATGCTGCTCACtgttataagaaaacaaccgctaATG AGGCGATATCTTGCTTAGGCCAAGCAGTAGAAATGTTTTGCGATATAGGAAGGATCAGTATGGCTGCAAGATATTACAAG GAAATTGCTGAATTGTACGAGTCAGAAGCAAATGTTGAGAAAGCTATGGACTTTTATGAAAAGGCAGCTGATTTCTTCCAAGGTGAAGAAGTAACGACTTCTGCCAATCAATGCAAGCAGAAAGTAGCCCAGTTTGCTGCTCAGCTAGAACA ATATCAGAAGGCAATTGAGATTTATGAAGAGATTGCACGACATTCACTTAGCAATAACTTGCTCAAGTATGGAGTCAAAGGTCATCTTCTGAATGCTGGCATTTGCCATCTCTGCAAAGGCGATGTTGTTTCTGTTACTAATGCATTAGAGAGATATCAG GACCTGGATCCAACATTTTCAGGAACTCGTGAATATAGACTCTTGGCG GATGTTGCCGCTGCCATTGATGAGGAAGATGTTGCCAAGTTTACTGATGTTGTCAAGGAGTTTGACAGCATGACCCCATTG GATTCCTGGAAAACAACCCTTCTGTTGAGGGTAAAAGAGAAGCTGAAGGCGAAGGAACTGGAGGAGGATGACCTTACCTAA
- the LOC8259507 gene encoding ribosome biogenesis protein NOP53 isoform X1 has product MGKKPKSSRKGKKAWRANISTEDIDNFIEKSTKDSLSGGSLSHVPTESLFFVDKSKDLSVRRKIEKHREKVLRCDSVLQKNPFVQVVPSSNQKKGKKKKIKKTQIDSEQKDGAKEDGAIQDSGVVDLWGNEGECDNKTRKISNPSVIPAVEVVPPGCSYNPSFEAHQDSLAQAVAEEMQKVYQSELGPQPVPLTVPAEHQAINEEDMYFLEADDGDDDEDNLIENEDAEKRSTKTKRVTRVEFNRRARLKEQKRKEAEAKKKDGVSKEIDSLTDIIKEIAKEDEEKNKRHIRRIVAKEERLKTRPSRLGKHKFEPAPPQVLLTEEITGSLRKLKGCCTLLRDRFKSLEKRGLIAPMAKNRRR; this is encoded by the exons ATGGGGAAGAAACCAAAAAGTTcaagaaagggaaagaaagCATGGAGAGCGAATATAAGCACAGAAGATATAGACAATTTCATTGAAAAATCGACTAAAGATTCACTCTCTGGTGGTTCACTTTCTCATGTTCCAACTGAGTCACTTTTCTTTGTTGACAAATCTAAAG ATCTTTCTGTAAGAAGGAAAATTGAGAAGCACAGAGAGAAAGTACTTCGTTGTGATAGTGTTCTTCAAAAGAACCCTTTTGTTCAAGTTGTGCCTTCTTCTAATCAAAAGAAGggtaaaaagaagaaaattaagaaaaccCAGATTGATTCTGAGCAAAAAGATGGTGCCAAG GAGGATGGTGCTATTCAGGATTCTGGCGTGGTTGACTTGTGGGGAAATGAAG GTGAATGTGACAACAAAACTAGAAAG ATATCCAATCCTTCAGTTATTCCAGCAGTAGAAGTTGTGCCTCCAGGATGCTCTTACAATCCTTCATTTGAAGCTCACCAG GATTCTTTGGCCCAAGCTGTTGCAGAGGAAATGCAGAAAGTCTATCAAAGTGAGTTGGGACCTCAGCCTGTTCCATTAACTGTTCCTGCGGAGCATCAAGCAATTAATGAAGAAGAT ATGTACTTTCTTGAGGCGGATGATGGGGATGATGATGAAGACAATTTAATTGAGAATGAGGATGCTGAGAAAAG GTCTACTAAAACAAAAAGAGTGACCCGAGTTGAGTTCAATAGGAGAGCTAGACtcaaagaacaaaagagaaaagaagcaGAAGCTAAGAAGAAAGATGGAGTTTCTAAAGAAATTGATTC CTTGACAGATATCATCAAGGAAATAGCTAAGGAAGATGAGGAGAAGAATAAAAGACATATCCGGCGCATAGTGGCCAAGGAGGAAAGACTAAAAACACGTCCTTCTCGGTTGGGAAAGCACAA GTTTGAGCCTGCTCCTCCTCAAGTGCTATTAACTGAAGAAATTACTGGTTCTCTCCGAAAACTGAAG GGTTGTTGCACTCTTCTAAGGGATAGATTTAAAAGCCTAGAGAAAAGAGGACTGATTGCACCAATGGCCAAAAACCGAAG GCGATGA
- the LOC8259503 gene encoding uncharacterized protein LOC8259503: MGSTNNGKQKEEIEESNGAKPPGQTPFDISTSRKILLSNEDPQTKKLQESLTSVPNRLKFLKFGSASAKFKRLAQDRDEMSRSVASSSGHGFRERINGVFARKIDWGSLMKMGKEWIRDPMNMALFVWILCVAISGAILFLVMTGMLNRVLPKKSQRNAWFEVNNQILNALFTLMCLYQHPKRFYHLVLLCRWKPDDISRLRKIYCKNGTYKPHEWAHMMVVVVLLHVNCFAQYALCGLNWGYKRSERPPIGVGVCISFAIGAPAIAGLYTIISPLGRDYNEVDEEAQVHIISEESKRPEQLRIKSLEKRYSFANRDEQEVVETSPQWSGGILDFWDDISLAYLSLFCTFCVFGWNMERLGFGNMYVHIATFLLFCMAPFWIFNLAAINIDNETVREALGLTGIILCAFGLLYGGFWRIQMRKRFNLPTYAFCFGEPAVSDCTLWLCCCWCSLAQEVRTGNSYNIVEDKFCRKHVDSSKHLHPLPREDGSGPSSQPGYNHSPSKIVTANSPSPSRLINEHCNSDRPLSTVQEELSAVSKDETMIPPSPSLIERKAT; encoded by the coding sequence ATGGGCTCAACCAATAATGGGAAGCAAAAAGAGGAAATTGAGGAATCTAATGGTGCTAAACCCCCAGGTCAAACTCCTTTCGACATTTCAACTTCTAGGAAGATATTATTGAGCAATGAGGACCCTCAAACAAAGAAGCTCCAAGAAAGCTTAACTTCAGTTCCCAATAGATTAAAGTTTCTTAAATTTGGGTCTGCATCTGCCAAATTCAAGCGGTTGGCACAGGATAGAGATGAGATGTCACGCTCAGTGGCTTCTTCAAGTGGTCATGGTTTTCGTGAGCGTATCAATGGGGTTTTTGCTCGCAAGATTGATTGGGGGTCTCTGATGAAAATGGGCAAAGAATGGATTCGGGACCCAATGAACATGGCCCTTTTTGTGTGGATTTTGTGTGTTGCTATTTCAGGTGCAATTTTGTTCCTAGTCATGACTGGAATGTTGAATCGTGTCTTGCCGAAGAAGTCGCAAAGAAATGCATGGTTTGAAGTGAATAATCAAATACTTAATGCATTATTTACTCTTATGTGTCTCTACCAGCATCCGAAAAGGTTCTACCACCTTGTACTTCTTTGTAGATGGAAACCAGACGACATTTCTAGACTCAGAAAGATTTACTGCAAGAATGGGACCTACAAGCCCCATGAGTGGGCGCACATGATGGTTGTTGTTGTTCTGCTCCATGTGAATTGTTTTGCTCAATATGCACTTTGTGGTCTAAACTGGGGTTACAAGAGATCTGAACGACCCCCTATAGGAGTTGGAGTGTGTATATCTTTTGCAATAGGTGCACCTGCAATTGCCGGACTATACACCATCATTAGTCCCCTTGGGAGGGATTACAATGAAGTGGATGAGGAAGCGCAGGTTCACATCATCTCAGAAGAGAGTAAGAGACCAGAGCAGTTAAGAATAAAATCACTAGAAAAGAGGTATTCCTTTGCAAATAGAGATGAACAAGAAGTTGTTGAAACTTCACCACAATGGAGTGGAGGGATCCTTGATTTTTGGGATGACATTTCTCTGGCATATTTATCACTTTTCTGTACATTTTGTGTCTTCGGATGGAATATGGAGAGGCTCGGATTTGGGAACATGTATGTTCATATTGCAACCTTTCTTCTCTTTTGCATGGCTCCTTTCTGGATTTTTAATTTGGCGGCCATTAATATAGATAATGAGACTGTCAGGGAAGCATTGGGACTTACCGGTATTATTCTTTGTGCATTTGGTTTGCTCTATGGTGGCTTCTGGAGGATTCAAATGAGAAAGAGATTTAATTTGCCAACTTATGCCTTCTGTTTTGGTGAACCAGCAGTCTCTGATTGCACACTCTGGCTATGTTGTTGTTGGTGCTCTTTAGCGCAGGAAGTAAGAACTGGGAACTCTTATAATATTGTGGAAGATAAATTTTGCAGAAAACATGTGGACAGTAGTAAACATCTGCATCCCTTGCCTCGTGAAGATGGTTCTGGCCCTAGTTCTCAACCTGGCTATAACCACAGTCCATCAAAGATTGTGACAGCTAATTCTCCAAGTCCCAGCAGATTAATAAATGAGCATTGTAATTCAGATAGGCCGCTTTCTACAGTACAAGAAGAGCTTTCTGCAGTTAGCAAGGATGAGACCATGATCCCCCCATCTCCATCACTGATAGAAAGAAAAGCTACATAG
- the LOC8259506 gene encoding amino acid transporter AVT6C, which translates to MSPASGLNIPLLPEHRAKEKHQASVSGAVFNVSTSIIGAGIMSIPATLKVLGVIPAFVLIVVIAWLADISVEFLMRYTHSGESTTYAGVMREAFGPLGSAAVQICVMITNLGCLIIYLIIIGDVLSGNEQEGSVHLGVLQEWFGIHWWNSRAFALFFIVVFVMLPLVLYRRVESLRFSSAMAVILAVVFVGICSVMAISAIIEGKTKSPRLLPHLDNQVSFFDLFTAVPVIVTAFTFHFNVHPIGFELGKPSDMISAVRISLVICAAIYFAIGIFGYLLFGESIMTDILVNFDRSSDTAAGALLNDIVRLSYALHLMLVFPLLNFSLRANIDEFLFPNKPLLSKDTTRFVFLTLILLTLIYLMAIAIPNIWYFFQFVGSTTAVCLAFIFPGAIVLRDVHRISTTKDRIVAPIMIVLAVVTSSIALSSNIYSMTRNKS; encoded by the exons ATGTCACCGGCCAGCGGACTGAACATTCCCCTCCTGCCGGAGCACAGAGCGAAGGAGAAGCATCAGGCATCGGTATCAGGAGCAGTGTTCAATGTGTCAACTAGCATAATAGGTGCAGGGATTATGTCAATACCTGCTACACTTAAAGTGCTAGGTGTAATTCCTGCTTTTGTGTTGATTGTGGTTATTGCATGGCTGGCTGACATTTCTGTGGAGTTCTTGATGAGGTATACACATTCCGGGGAGTCTACAACTTATGCTGGTGTCATGAGGGAGGCTTTTGGGCCACTGGGATCTGCGGCTGTGCAAATATGTGTTATGATTACTAATCTTGGGTGCTTGATCATTTATCTGATCATCATTG GGGATGTCCTGTCAGGAAATGAGCAAGAAGGATCAGTGCATTTGGGGGTTTTACAAGAATGGTTTGGTATCCATTGGTGGAATTCGCGAGCTTTTGCACTCTTCTTCATTGTTGTTTTTGTGATGCTTCCCTTGGTCTTGTATAGACGTGTTG AATCACTAAGGTTCAGCTCAGCTATGGCAGTTATTCTAGCAGTTGTGTTTGTTGGGATTTGCTCAGTAATGGCAATCTCTGCAATCATAGAAGGGAAAACCAAAAGCCCAAGGTTGCTGCCTCACCTAGATAATCAAGTTTCCTTCTTCGATCTTTTCACTGCTGTGCCAGTGATTGTAACAGCCTTCACATTTCACTTCAATG TCCATCCTATTGGTTTCGAGCTTGGCAAACCTTCTGATATGATATCAGCAGTCAGAATTTCGCTAGTAATTTGTGCTGCCATATACTTTGCCATTGGCATATTTGGGTATCTCTTGTTTGGCGAATCGATCATGACTGACATACTAGTCAATTTCGATCGAAGTTCTGATACAGCAGCTGGTGCATTACTAAATGACATAGTTAGATTAAGCTATGCTCTTCACCTCATGCTGGTTTTTCCTCTCCTGAACTTCTCTTTAAGGGCAAACATTGATGAATTTCTTTTCCCCAACAAACCACTTTTGTCAAAAGACACAACAAGATTTGTGTTCCTCACTCTTATCTTGTTAACCCTCATTTATCTAATGGCAATTGCCATTCCAAATATATGGTACTTCTTTCAATTCGTCGGATCAACCACTGCAGTCTGtcttgcttttattttccCAGGTGCTATTGTCCTAAG GGATGTTCACAGGATATCGACAACGAAGGACAGGATTGTTGCTCCAATAATGATAGTCCTGGCTGTAGTAACAAGTTCAATTGCCCTATCAAGCAACATATATAGCATGACAAGAAATAAGTCTTAa
- the LOC8259505 gene encoding amino acid transporter AVT6C, whose amino-acid sequence MKLTKNDTGEIVPLLPDIGSSENVTTNGASFSGAVLNISTTMIGAGIMSIPATIKVLGIVPGFIAILAVAFLVEVTVEFMLRYSQLGRAATYAGLMGVSFGSLGSLAVQICVIITNLGCLIIYLIIIGDVLCGNQSGEALHLGVLQEWLGIHWWNSRAYALLFIVLFAMLPVVLLRRVDSLKYTSGISILLAVVFIAICSAMAIYAMWQNKTQKLRLFPDFANLTSKLDLFTTIPVFVTGLGFHINVHPIRAELGKTSDMNSAVRISLIICVALYFAIGFIGYLLFGDSVMADILVNFDQNSNTPIGRLLDDIVRLSYAVHLIFVYPVMNFSLRANIDELLFPKRPILAMDTTRFVSLTCALLAATYTTAIAIPNIWYFFQFMGSTTIVCLSFIFPGLIILRDVHGISTTRDKIMAGSVIFLAVVTSSIAIYTNLQSSKK is encoded by the exons ATGAAGCTTACCAAGAACGACACTGGAGAGATCGTTCCGCTCCTACCGGACATCGGATCATCAGAAAATGTAACAACTAATGGTGCATCATTTTCTGGGGCAGTTCTGAACATATCAACAACCATGATAGGAGCTGGAATCATGTCAATTCCAGCAACAATCAAGGTCCTGGGTATTGTTCCTGGATTCATAGCTATACTTGCAGTTGCATTTTTGGTAGAGGTGACTGTGGAGTTTATGTTAAGGTACAGTCAATTAGGCCGGGCAGCTACATATGCTGGCCTTATGGGGGTGTCCTTTGGTTCATTAGGATCACTTGCTGTGCAAATCTGTGTTATTATAACCAACCTTGGTTGTCTTATCATCTACTTGATCATAATTG GGGATGTCCTGTGTGGTAATCAATCTGGTGAGGCCTTACATTTAGGCGTTCTACAAGAATGGCTCGGTATCCATTGGTGGAACTCGCGTGCTTATGCGCTTCTCTTCATAGTGCTCTTTGCAATGCTTCCTGTGGTCTTGTTACGCCGTGTAG ATTCACTGAAGTACACTTCAGGAATATCCATTCTACTTGCAGTGGTGTTTATTGCCATATGTTCAGCTATGGCAATTTATGCAATGTGGCAAAACAAGACTCAGAAACTTAGACTATTCCCAGACTTTGCCAATCTGACATCCAAGCTTGACCTTTTCACCACTATCCCGGTTTTCGTGACGGGTTTGGGATTCCATATTAATG TTCATCCAATAAGAGCAGAACTTGGAAAAACTTCAGATATGAACTCTGCTGTCAGGATTTCTCTGATCATCTGCGTTGCACTATATTTTGCTATTGGATTTATTGGTTATTTACTCTTCGGTGATTCAGTCATGGCTGACATTCTAGTAAACTTCGATCAGAATTCTAATACGCCAATCGGACGATTACTTGATGACATCGTTCGATTAAGCTATGCAGTCCATCTGATATTTGTATATCCTGTTATGAATTTCTCTTTGAGAGCTAACATAGATGAATTGCTCTTCCCCAAGAGACCTATTTTGGCCATGGACACTACAAGATTTGTGTCTCTAACCTGCGCTCTACTGGCTGCTACTTATACAACAGCAATAGCAATTCCAAATATATGGTATTTTTTCCAGTTCATGGGATCAACCACCATTGTTTGCCtctcatttatttttccaGGCTTGATCATTCTTAG GGATGTTCATGGAATTTCCACAACAAGGGATAAGATCATGGCAGGATCAGTGATTTTTCTTGCTGTTGTGACCAGCTCTATCGCCATATATACCAACCTGCAAAGTTCCAAGAAATGA
- the LOC8259507 gene encoding ribosome biogenesis protein NOP53 isoform X2 has protein sequence MGKKPKSSRKGKKAWRANISTEDIDNFIEKSTKDSLSGGSLSHVPTESLFFVDKSKDLSVRRKIEKHREKVLRCDSVLQKNPFVQVVPSSNQKKGKKKKIKKTQIDSEQKDGAKEDGAIQDSGVVDLWGNEGECDNKTRKISNPSVIPAVEVVPPGCSYNPSFEAHQDSLAQAVAEEMQKVYQSELGPQPVPLTVPAEHQAINEEDMYFLEADDGDDDEDNLIENEDAEKRSTKTKRVTRVEFNRRARLKEQKRKEAEAKKKDGVSKEIDSLTDIIKEIAKEDEEKNKRHIRRIVAKEERLKTRPSRLGKHKFEPAPPQVLLTEEITGSLRKLKGCCTLLRDRFKSLEKRGLIAPMAKNRRL, from the exons ATGGGGAAGAAACCAAAAAGTTcaagaaagggaaagaaagCATGGAGAGCGAATATAAGCACAGAAGATATAGACAATTTCATTGAAAAATCGACTAAAGATTCACTCTCTGGTGGTTCACTTTCTCATGTTCCAACTGAGTCACTTTTCTTTGTTGACAAATCTAAAG ATCTTTCTGTAAGAAGGAAAATTGAGAAGCACAGAGAGAAAGTACTTCGTTGTGATAGTGTTCTTCAAAAGAACCCTTTTGTTCAAGTTGTGCCTTCTTCTAATCAAAAGAAGggtaaaaagaagaaaattaagaaaaccCAGATTGATTCTGAGCAAAAAGATGGTGCCAAG GAGGATGGTGCTATTCAGGATTCTGGCGTGGTTGACTTGTGGGGAAATGAAG GTGAATGTGACAACAAAACTAGAAAG ATATCCAATCCTTCAGTTATTCCAGCAGTAGAAGTTGTGCCTCCAGGATGCTCTTACAATCCTTCATTTGAAGCTCACCAG GATTCTTTGGCCCAAGCTGTTGCAGAGGAAATGCAGAAAGTCTATCAAAGTGAGTTGGGACCTCAGCCTGTTCCATTAACTGTTCCTGCGGAGCATCAAGCAATTAATGAAGAAGAT ATGTACTTTCTTGAGGCGGATGATGGGGATGATGATGAAGACAATTTAATTGAGAATGAGGATGCTGAGAAAAG GTCTACTAAAACAAAAAGAGTGACCCGAGTTGAGTTCAATAGGAGAGCTAGACtcaaagaacaaaagagaaaagaagcaGAAGCTAAGAAGAAAGATGGAGTTTCTAAAGAAATTGATTC CTTGACAGATATCATCAAGGAAATAGCTAAGGAAGATGAGGAGAAGAATAAAAGACATATCCGGCGCATAGTGGCCAAGGAGGAAAGACTAAAAACACGTCCTTCTCGGTTGGGAAAGCACAA GTTTGAGCCTGCTCCTCCTCAAGTGCTATTAACTGAAGAAATTACTGGTTCTCTCCGAAAACTGAAG GGTTGTTGCACTCTTCTAAGGGATAGATTTAAAAGCCTAGAGAAAAGAGGACTGATTGCACCAATGGCCAAAAACCGAAG ATTATGA